Within Lolium rigidum isolate FL_2022 chromosome 5, APGP_CSIRO_Lrig_0.1, whole genome shotgun sequence, the genomic segment GCCCTCCGATGAGAAGGTGGGATGGTGGGGAACGGGACGCTTCCATACGCATCCTCAACATCGCGCGCGGAGCCGAGCTGAGCCGAGGCCAGCGGCGCTGGCACGTTCGCCAGTCTAGGCGAGGCCGGAGGCAATGGCCCCGCTCGTATTTGATCTAGACTCTGATGCGAGCCGCCCTCTTTGTGGTCCCGCTCGAGCGTTGCTCATCCTCTGGAGTGGCGACCATGGGAGACACCGATCGACAACCTCAGTCTTGATTCATAGAGGCCTGTATCAGCTCGTTTGTCATGGTTTGTTTTGGAGAAGAAACTCGATTTAGTCTTGAatgatgtcaacacccggatttttaagtccagatgcctattatgccatacaccgcaatcccaggaagattgttgttgcgagacataacagttgatataataagtcatcattcattacaacccataatcgtcttacaaaagtagatcacttgatccaatattacaacaatagttgatctattgatcaatgaacatcacaaatagcggaagcgaagtagtagtggactgcttgtgacggtaaagcacgcgtccgttgggaaccccaagaggaaggtgtggtgcgtacaacaacaagttttccctaaaaaagaaaccaaggttatcgaaccagtaggagatgaaggccacgtgaaggttgttggtggaggagtgtagtgcggcgcaacaccagggattccggcgccaacgtggaacctgcacaacacaaccaaaatacgtttccccaacttaacagtgaggttgtcaatctcaccggcttgctgaaaacaaagggttaaacgtatggtgtgaagaattatgtttgcttgcagaaaacaacagagaacagtgattgcagtatatttcagatgtagaagaaaaggaccggggtccacagttcactagtggtgtctctccaataagataaatatcatgttgggtgaacaaattacagttgggcaattgacagaatagagattcatatacatatcatggtgactactatgagatttacttagggcattatgacaaagaacatagaccgccatccagcatgcatctatgcctaaaaagtccaccttcaggttaacatccgcaccccttccagtattaagttgcaaacaacagacaattgcattaagtatggtgcgaaatgtaatcaacacaaatatccttagacaaagcatcgatgttttatccctagtggcaacagcacatccacaaccttagaactttccgtcactcgtcccgcgattcaatggaggcatgaacccactatcgagcataaatactccctcttggagtcacaagtatcaacttggccggagcctctactagcaacggagagcatgcaagaacataaatagcacatatatgatagatcaataatcaacttgacatagtattcaatattcatcggatcccaacaaacacaacatgtagcattacaaatagatgatcttgatcatgataggcagctcacaagatctaaacatgatagcacaagaggagaagacaaccatctagctatcgctatggacccgtagtccaaggatgaactactcacgcatcggtccggaggcgggcatggtgatgtagagccctccggtgatgattcccctctcgcgcagggtgccggaggcgatctccagaatcccccgagatgggattgacggcggcggcgtctcagtaacttttctcgtatcgtggctctcggtactagggttttcgcgacggagggattaagtaggcgaaggggcagcgtagggggcgcacccgaggggcccacaccatatggcggcgtggccagaggtggggccgcgccgccctatggggtggccgcctcgtggcccttctccgtctcctcttcggtgttctggaaggctccgtggaaaataatgttggaaaacgtagcatagaaaacaaaaaatttcctaccgcgaacacgcaatccaagccaagatgcaatctagaagacggtagcaacgaggggattatcgagtctcacccttgaagagattccaaagcctacaagatgaggctcttgttgctgcggtagacgatcacttgccgcttgcaaaagcgcgtagaagatcttgatcacggcgccacgaacgggcagcacctccgtactcggtcacacgttcagttgttgatgaagacgacgtccacctccccgttccagcgggcagcggaagtagtagctcctcttgaatccgacagcacgacggtgtggtgtcggtggtggtggagaaatccggcggagcttcgctaagcgtgcgggatgtggtggaggagcggggtggctagggtttggggagagggggcgccggccactaaggggtgcggccaccttggtggttcttgggtggccggccccctccccttgtcccctcattatataggtggaaccccaagtgttggtctccaagtcttcgaataagacccgaacccaaaaccttccatatggtgggaaaccttcccaagctaggactcccactagaggtgggagttccaccttccatatgggggggtggccggctgatgtctatgggtgcttctattcttgtagacagtgttgggcctccaagagcagaggtttgtataacagcagcaagtttcccttaagtggattacccaacgtttatcgaactcagggaggaagaggtcaaagatatccctctcatgcaaccctgcaaccacaaagcaagaagtctcttgtgtccccaacacacctaataggtgcactagttcggcgaagagatagtgaaatacaagtggtatgaatgaatatgagcaagtagtacggcgccgagaaaatagcttaccggcatgcagttgatggtagtaatattgcaggaagtaaacaagcaagtagtaactcagcagtagtaacgcagataaaaacaggtaacaagcagcgatagcagtatttaggaacaaggcctagggattagactttcactagtggacactctcaacattgatcacataacagaatagataaatgcatactctacactcttgttggatgatgaacacattgcgtaggattacacgaacccgcaatgccggagttaacaagctccacaattcaatgttcatatttaaataaccttagagtgcatgaaagatcgatacgactaaaccaagtacNNNNNNNNNNNNNNNNNNNNNNNNNNNNNNNNNNNNNNNNNNNNNNNNNNNNNNNNNNNNNNNNNNNNNNNNNNNNNNNNNNNNNNNNNNNNNNNNNNNNCTAGGCTTTGAGATGAAATTCTCAGGGTACACTTTGGTAAATCATGAATAACATATTACTCATTTTGCATTCATCTGTCACGAAAAATAAACTTATTTCAGTTGTTAGAAACATGACAAAGTTTCAAGAAGTTTGATATATCGTCACTTTACCACATTGCTCATTTTCCATTCAGATTTCTCATGAAATAAGTACTTATATTAGTTTCTTCATACGACATGTTCCGTCACTCAAAATCACTTTGGAGCCCATCTTACTTAAATACTGCACCTCACTAGAATTACCCTAGAATGATCATCTTCACCTGTGTGATAGGATCCTACCGAAGCTAAGAAGCAAGATACATGGCGTCCCAAGGCCATTCTATTGTTGCTGTCGTGTTCGTTGACAGATGCTGCCAACTCTTCCACATACAGCGGCATCGGAGGGAAGAGGCTGTACAGAATGTGAAAGTGCAGCTGCCAGCCATTCCCAGGTTTGTCCACGTCTCGCTTCAGAATTTTTGGTCTTGAATGTTTAGCGAGTAACTTCAATCTGTTCATATACTCATGTGACAAGTTTCAGTTTAGAAGGTCAAAATATGTGTTGATCTGCAGCTTTCTGGATGTACCAGTAGCTTGAGGACACTGATTTTGAGGATTAGCCTCCTTTTGCTTTGTTGGTTATCTGATTGTGTGTTGAACCTAATGAGAGGAGAATTGACTTGAGCTTCTCTCTGTGCTAATGTGTACATCCAGAATTGTCATTGATTTATATTTTCTTTGCAAATAACTTGGCAACATCATGATTATAAGTCGTGGTGTACTCTTTTGATAAGCTTCTTAACTCCTGACACTTGTTTTAGAAATGATTGGGTTTTATTTAGAGCATTTTCTTGCGGTTTACGAGTAAAATTTCTCTTTTATGTTACTTAAGCGACCGAGCTCGTGATTCTTGTCTACCATGTTATCCGGCATGAGAACGCACGTAGTACTAAAACTATGGCTTGGCCAGCTTAATTTGCTCCATTTGCTAGGCCATGTCCACATAGAATAGGATTTCTTCTTTTTTGCTTGGTTGTGCAAAGTGTATAGGCCATCTCACTACTTTTTTCTGATGAGCACCAAGCTCCAGGCTGGTTGTTTGTGTTACGGAACTCACATCATGTGCTGATTTGGCTTTAATATGATGGGCTCATGATCCTGTAGAAGATGCATGCGTGGGTGTCATGTTTGTCTGAGTTGAAACAATCATTGCAAATATATTTAGTTGTCGCCAATGAATAGTTGAAACAATCTGCTATATATTTAAATCTGCTATATAGTTGAGATTGATGTTTTGTTTCTCGTCATTCCAGGATTATTGAGAGCAAGAGTATATGGCAGCTAGCATATGAATTTAGAAGCTGCAGATGCTCCCCGCAGCAGCCTGGTACATCATGGCCTTGCTCTTTGACTCTGTTTGTTTTGGTAAGAACTTGACTCATGGTCTTGGTTACTAGGCCCTTGTCCTGTTATGTGACTGTGTATACCACTGGTTGGTCATTGTGTGATCTTGGTATTTGATTTATTAGGAAAAGAGTAGATTATCATCCTAGTAATGCATGGTTCAAATATTCCACGTGCCTATTTAAACAATGAAGgtatcattacttgctagaagagGAACTATGATGTTACCTTGTTGTATTTTCTGCCTTTGATTTGTGTGCTGAGTTAGCTGATGTAGTCTTCTACACTGTTTAGCTCCTGATGTACTTGTTTTGATGTACAAGTCAGTGACCTTCCTTATCCCTGAGTGTGCTTTAAATCGAATGTTGTCAGTTTGAATGCTTTGTGTTCATTTGTTCTTTGACCTGGTACTTGTAAACTTTTAAAATCATGCTCTTTTGATTATGTAGTGGCATGTAGACGTACGGTTGCTGGATTTTAGTCGAAACCCTATGATGATTTTAGTCAAAACCATCAGGTTTTGGTCTTGTAGGAGGATATCATGGAGGATTAAATGACGGACCAGGTAGCTGGGACCGGAAACTTCCTCCCTCAGTGGCAATATATGCGGAAAGCTGTCCTGGCTCGTGTAGTGGTCCTGCTCCTGCTGTGCTGGACAGAGGCGGGCTGGCGTTGCAGCTTCCTTTTGAGCATTGTTTGATTATGTCCGGCGAGGCTTGTGAACTGTACTATGAATTATTTATGTATGTTGTGTATGTACGACAAAGAACAgatgtcatgccgaaatttttagTACTCCCGCGAATAAACCTTGAATTCATATTTAGCTAAGAAAAGGAGAGGAAGTTctcaaatttctatggtttgatcCTTCAAGTTTGCACCCGCTAGCTAGCTAACTTCAAAATTTCTTGGTTTGATCATTGCACTTCCATCAGCAAGTGCAGACTGACGCAGCTAGCTAGGCCAATGAGGACACGTGAGATTGCCGCCCACAGTTATGCGACTTCATTGTGTATGGGTAAGTTGTATCAATTCCGAAGCACTTATGTTGTACGTCTAGTACTAGTAGTGCTTGAAGCCTTGTGCTAGCATGGCCCATGACGTTGTGCTGATGTTCCAATCTCATGTATACCTTGGTTCCAATCGATCTATGGATTTGTGTAGACAGTCCAAACGAACAGTGTACAAGTAAATGTATGAACTCCAGACAGAGAAATGCAGCATAATAACTGGTTTGGATAACAGCTCTTAGCCGCAGCAACAAGCAAGGAAATACTCATGCTAATTTCAGGAACAACCGAGAAAATATGGGGAGCGCACCCAAATCCTCATGCTACAAAATTATAGAGCAAGATATGGTGCATCCCTTCCTCCAGATTCTTGCTCTGGAAAATAGAGCAACATCATAATTGCCTGCTAGGAAAGCTAAGAAGCCACGCAATTACTGTGGATGCTTACAATGCCATGCACGAGGGATGCCACTACGCTAATTGAAATTTCCATTAAAACTTGACACGCATAGATTGACCATGCCAGTGGCGGAGCTTCCTTGAAACAAATTAAACCATGCCATGGCCCGCCCTACCTAACTGGACCATGCAGCAACCACCAGCACCAATCGGTGGCGTTATGGAATCTCTGCCATACACAAACTAAGCAGCAAATGGATTACAGAATACACTCATCTTCTTCCCTCCACAACACTTGAGAACGGATCGGCGGTCTCCTCGGCGATCAGCCATGGCGAGGCCTCGAGGAGTGGGCGTGCATGGGCCCAACAGAACTAAATACAGGATCCACCATGTCCCCAGAAATTCAGGAGTGATTTAACTGCGTGCCTGATTTCCCATATTGCTACCGTGATTTTCGGCAAGTCACAGCCGCGTGATTGGATTGCTTTCCTATTAATTAGGCTTAACTTATGTTGCCATGTCAGCGATCCGCGTGAAGATGCATCTGAGCGGTCTATCGCTCCGGACGATCAACGGCGCGAGGAGAGGCACGCGAGCGAACTGATCCAAGACGAGCTtcttcccgcgcggcccacctctctctctcatcTCAAAACTCCATACCTGCGATGCCCCAAACTTGACTCTATAAGTACAAGGCCACCGGCAGCACAGCCGCGCGTCGGCTATcgcgtgacttgtgactttggactttggcgtcggcgacgagaggagaggagaggcgcCACACTCTGTACGTACTAGTGAATCGGGTGGATCCTAATCATGGTGAGGGCGAGGTGTTAGGGAGAAGGAAATGGTTTGGATCCGATGGCCGCGCGCGAGGGCGAGGTGTAGGTGTGCCTGGTCAATTCGACCCTCCAGTAAGTAAGGTACCTAATCCTGGGTTGGTCTCTTTGTTTTACTTAATTTGTTCCGATGAATCAAGCCATGGATCCTTGGTAATCTCATCTCAAAGATACCTTTATTTGTTAGATTGACTGACTTGAGGAGCTGCAGTGCTTTCTCTTGCTCTTCCGAGAAGCTTTCCACCCTCTCATCACACCAGAATTCAAGTCTGTGGAGGGACGGGGCAAGGAGGTTGCAAATAGGACCCACAAGCAACCCAGAGATGTCATCCACCGTAAGTTCCTCCAATCTAGAGATGTAACCTGCAGGCAATAATTTGGTCCTTACCACCTCTGAGAGCAGATCTGCTGCTACGGTGTTGCTGTTATGCATTTCCAATTTTTTGAGGTTTACTGCAGTGAGAGGATTGAATCCGTCCACTGTTAAGTTACTGCAATCTGTTAGAGTTAGACTGGTGAGAGACGTAAGGTTTGAGAGCAGAGCCATTGACTTCATGCTTGGCTCGTCCGAAACATCAAGTTCCCTCAGGGAAGCAGGAAAGGATGGATGGTctgagctccaactcctgctcccaTGGGCCACCGAGAGAAGAGTTCACCACAACAGTATGTTTTTAGTGATTGGAGCGATAAGCTGTCCTCCTGAATTCCTCCTCCATTCTCCACAGGCACAAGAACCAGGCCCTTGCAGTCTCTAAAGCTAAGGTACTGCAGTGAGCTGGATGAGGGGAACTGCATTACACATTCCTCATAGTCATCATCAGCGGAATGTGCATATATCTCCAACACAGAAAGAGATGGGAAACAATTTAACACTTTTGATGCTGATTTGCTGGTAAGATGAGATACATTTAAACTGAGACTGTTAACTGAACGGAAGACAATACTGCCATCCAGCTCTTCAGGGAACAAACCACCGCATCTTCTGGCAGCTAGATTTCTTAGAGTTGTAAGCTTTCCAATGTCTGTCAATGAAATGTGCGATGTACCTTCAATAGTCACGAGAGCCACCTCCTACACCACATCAGCACCACTAGGGAGATCAACGTCTACCCGTAGAGCTATAGTACCTCCCAGATGTCACCCACGCTTCTTCACCAAGGCTTGCATCTCCTGCTCCTTTGGCACACAGATGACCACCATGCACTAACGATGCGAACACCTCCTATCTGCTAAGCTCTCGTGCCTAGAACCGGGTTGGGTAATCTGGCCTACCTACGCCCCCTTTGCCATGCACCTCcaggtaccaccatagccgacggtccTCCCGCATCGACGTCACCATGTCGCATCGGACACATCCCCTAGTGTCACCACGCTCAACTATATCACCACCCCCACACCCAAGAAACACCGGTGGGAAAGATGGGAGATTAAAAAAAACACCACGCCGCCACCATCTTTGACACATGCGGCTTTGCCGGTGCCAATCCAGCTGTGGTGATACATGGGAGGGAGGGCCCTTAGTGGTGGCGATAGTTGGGTTCTCCATGTCGCCAGAGAAGTGTGACGTGGGGGAGGGGTGCAGGGATTCGTTTAACGATGATGAATTATGGTCATATTGTTATGGTAAATAAACTGAGTAAATAGGTTGTTGTATTATTCTGCCGAACAAAAAGTCTACGGATCATAAAAACGAGACAATATAGATTGGATATAATCCGTCCACCACATATACTATAGCTAAAAGCCACATACTCATCGACCATCGATCACATGCAAATATATAGAAATGAAAGGGCTTCCACATAATCAACATTTAATTATTTATAAATCCTCCTCCAAGTTCACATCTCCTCGACTCCCATGTATTGTTCAGCatccaagtactccctccggtcggatttaatcgacgcggagggaggcCAGCGCATGCACATGATTAGTTGGTTTGGTGCGTCAATCTTTTGCGACCAGAGGTAGTATTTAGCACCAGCCCAGGTCATGGTCATCAGAGATGTCCTCCCGAACCTGAGCTCGGAAGTGTGATCACTCCATTGGGCCCAGGGATCTTCACGCACTGATAAGCATGG encodes:
- the LOC124653291 gene encoding uncharacterized protein LOC124653291 isoform X2; the protein is MASQGHSIVAVVFVDRCCQLFHIQRHRREEAVQNVKVQLPAIPRIIESKSIWQLAYEFRSCRCSPQQPGTSWPCSLTLFVLEDIMED
- the LOC124653291 gene encoding uncharacterized protein LOC124653291 isoform X1, whose protein sequence is MASQGHSIVAVVFVDRCCQLFHIQRHRREEAVQNVKVQLPAIPRIIESKSIWQLAYEFRSCRCSPQQPGTSWPCSLTLFVLWHVDVRLLDFSRNPMMILVKTIRFWSCRRISWRIK